The Bacillus xiapuensis genome window below encodes:
- a CDS encoding winged helix-turn-helix transcriptional regulator, with protein MKEAQLCPKFEKAMQMLGKRWTGLIINQLLAGPQRFSQIKAGLPISSKLLTERLKEMEEEGLATRKVYAEVPVRVEYQLTEKGLALQPIVKEIEKWAHQWIVIEEDPAADTD; from the coding sequence ATGAAAGAGGCTCAACTTTGCCCCAAGTTTGAAAAGGCTATGCAGATGCTGGGGAAGCGATGGACAGGTTTGATTATTAATCAGCTGCTGGCAGGTCCGCAGCGGTTTTCACAGATAAAAGCAGGGCTGCCGATCAGCAGCAAATTATTAACGGAACGATTAAAGGAAATGGAGGAAGAGGGCTTAGCGACCCGTAAAGTATACGCTGAGGTGCCCGTCCGGGTGGAATACCAATTGACAGAAAAAGGGCTGGCTCTTCAGCCGATTGTGAAAGAAATTGAGAAATGGGCGCATCAATGGATTGTGATTGAAGAGGATCCAGCTGCCGATACGGACTGA
- a CDS encoding CdaR family transcriptional regulator, with amino-acid sequence MKKAWCYRMIEPQLAQKIIYEVRKLLDEEIIVANTEGLIIASTDRSRIGCFHEGAFLASQTREKRIITKEDEAYWAGVRAGVNLPIMFHGEVVGIIGITGSPEKVSRYGELLRRMTELFIQENYYHEEEKWHDRSLEAFVLEWLEKNEWDDDFTNRAKVLNIDLSKDRQAMLIHYPVSILFGPIWHQFSASVRGDSNTVVIRWGNDLLLVLWEGTRRSANVEQWKAMLEKQLDGPVAIGIGSLQPAHRVKVSFQQAKRALKVALPKSQIVYDEQLTLDLILNDVQPETKHTFIERTIAPILEDRELMDTLSALFKHNFSYKKAAEFLPVHINTLHYRLKKIEDVTGLNPKILEDQIQLYIAWRLYHP; translated from the coding sequence ATGAAAAAAGCGTGGTGTTATAGGATGATCGAGCCGCAGCTGGCCCAAAAGATTATCTATGAGGTCCGGAAGCTGTTAGACGAAGAAATTATTGTAGCAAATACTGAAGGATTAATTATTGCCAGCACCGACCGTTCGCGGATCGGCTGTTTTCATGAAGGGGCATTTCTAGCAAGTCAGACGAGGGAAAAGCGAATTATTACGAAAGAAGACGAAGCATACTGGGCCGGCGTGAGAGCCGGCGTTAACCTGCCGATCATGTTTCATGGGGAAGTAGTAGGCATCATCGGCATCACCGGCTCACCGGAGAAAGTTTCGAGATACGGAGAGCTGCTGCGGAGAATGACTGAGCTGTTTATCCAGGAGAATTACTATCATGAAGAAGAAAAGTGGCATGACCGCTCTCTGGAAGCTTTCGTCCTTGAGTGGCTGGAGAAAAACGAATGGGATGATGACTTCACCAACCGAGCGAAGGTGTTAAATATAGATCTTTCGAAGGATAGGCAAGCGATGCTGATTCATTATCCGGTCTCGATATTATTCGGACCGATTTGGCATCAATTCTCCGCATCGGTGCGCGGCGATTCAAACACGGTCGTGATCCGTTGGGGAAATGATCTTCTGTTGGTGCTGTGGGAGGGCACGCGAAGATCCGCTAATGTCGAACAATGGAAAGCGATGCTAGAAAAGCAGCTGGATGGGCCCGTGGCGATAGGCATCGGCTCTCTGCAGCCGGCTCATCGTGTTAAAGTCTCATTTCAGCAGGCAAAACGGGCATTGAAAGTGGCTTTGCCAAAGTCACAAATTGTTTACGACGAGCAATTGACCCTCGATTTAATCTTAAATGATGTTCAGCCGGAAACGAAACACACATTCATCGAACGAACCATCGCTCCTATTCTGGAGGATAGGGAACTGATGGACACCCTTTCCGCTTTATTTAAGCATAATTTTTCTTATAAAAAAGCGGCTGAATTTCTTCCTGTTCACATCAATACTCTTCACTACCGCTTGAAAAAAATCGAGGACGTTACCGGATTAAATCCGAAAATATTAGAGGATCAAATCCAGCTGTATATCGCTTGGAGATTATACCATCCATGA
- a CDS encoding thioredoxin family protein, which translates to MKIINSEEQFQQLISQDHPVIIKFSANWCPDCRRMDMFIGEIIAEYSQYTWHEINRDDFPELADRYDVMGIPSLLIFQNGKKTAHLHSAHAKTPEQVRDFLQSL; encoded by the coding sequence ATGAAGATCATCAACAGTGAAGAACAGTTTCAGCAGCTCATTTCCCAAGATCATCCTGTGATTATTAAATTCTCAGCGAACTGGTGTCCCGATTGTCGGCGCATGGATATGTTCATCGGCGAAATAATCGCGGAATATAGTCAGTATACCTGGCATGAAATCAACCGGGATGACTTTCCGGAGCTGGCTGACCGATATGATGTAATGGGCATCCCCAGCCTGCTGATCTTTCAGAATGGGAAAAAAACCGCTCATCTGCACAGCGCGCATGCGAAAACTCCCGAGCAGGTCCGAGATTTTTTACAATCCCTTTAA
- a CDS encoding FtsW/RodA/SpoVE family cell cycle protein translates to MTSPNQRSSRIDYGLILILLMLFVTSCVAIYSAQTTGQYGSNFVLKQMVYYLIGVAIIFIVVRFDSDQMMGMSWYLYGLGLLLLSALIVAPASIAPTINGAKSWFVLGGQSLQPSEFVKVFLILTLSRIIVMHHQKTPVKTIRTDFWLMVKLGAVTLAPLLLVMKQPDLGTSLVFISILVGMIFVAGITWRILIPLFSSAIALIAGIMYLVIWHPAILEKYLGVKQYQFGRIYSWLDPYTYESSTGFHLTRSLLAIGSGQTLGKGFGTREVYLPESHTDFIFSIIGEEFGFIGASIVVSLFFLLIYHITKVALNTRIPYYSYLCAGVIAMITFHVFENVGMTIGVLPITGIPLPFISYGGSSLMGNMFAISLIFAITYNERRYMFSSER, encoded by the coding sequence ATGACTTCTCCAAACCAAAGATCCAGCCGTATTGATTACGGATTGATATTGATATTACTGATGCTTTTTGTGACAAGCTGTGTGGCGATTTACAGTGCGCAGACGACGGGACAGTATGGCAGTAACTTCGTGCTGAAGCAAATGGTGTATTATTTAATCGGGGTTGCCATTATTTTCATCGTGGTCCGTTTTGACTCCGATCAGATGATGGGGATGTCTTGGTATTTATATGGCCTGGGACTGTTGCTCTTAAGTGCATTAATCGTAGCCCCTGCAAGCATCGCACCCACCATTAACGGGGCGAAAAGCTGGTTTGTATTGGGGGGGCAGTCGCTTCAGCCATCGGAATTTGTGAAGGTGTTCTTAATCTTAACGCTATCGAGGATTATTGTCATGCACCATCAGAAAACCCCAGTCAAAACAATTCGGACGGATTTTTGGCTGATGGTGAAGCTGGGCGCGGTCACGCTTGCTCCGCTTCTGCTGGTGATGAAGCAGCCCGACCTTGGTACGTCTCTTGTGTTTATTTCGATTTTAGTAGGAATGATTTTTGTAGCCGGGATTACGTGGCGGATTCTAATACCGCTGTTTAGCTCGGCGATCGCGCTGATTGCAGGGATTATGTATCTCGTCATTTGGCATCCTGCCATTCTTGAAAAGTATTTAGGCGTTAAGCAATACCAGTTCGGGCGCATTTACTCGTGGCTCGATCCATACACGTATGAAAGCTCGACCGGATTTCATTTAACGAGATCCCTATTAGCCATCGGTTCTGGACAAACGCTGGGAAAAGGCTTCGGCACGCGCGAGGTCTATCTTCCTGAGAGCCATACCGATTTTATCTTCAGTATTATCGGGGAAGAATTTGGCTTTATTGGCGCTAGTATTGTCGTAAGTTTATTCTTTCTGCTAATCTATCATATTACGAAAGTGGCGCTGAATACGAGAATCCCCTATTACTCTTATTTATGTGCGGGAGTGATCGCCATGATCACTTTCCACGTATTCGAGAATGTCGGCATGACGATCGGTGTCTTACCTATCACGGGGATTCCGCTGCCGTTTATTAGCTACGGCGGCAGCTCGCTGATGGGGAATATGTTCGCCATCAGTCTGATTTTCGCGATTACTTATAACGAGCGGCGCTATATGTTCTCATCGGAACGATAA
- a CDS encoding nitroreductase family protein has protein sequence MTNTKDFYKAVEERRSIYAISKEQPVSDERIQEVVEFAVKHAPTAFNSQSGRAIVLLGTNHDQLWDLTKETLKAVVPEDKFSSTEEKLNMFKAGCGTVLFFEDEKVVQGLQEQFPLYADNFPRWSQQSSGMLQYIVWTALEQEGFGATLQHYNPLIDDKVREQWQVPENWTLIAQMPFGKPAAPAGDKEFQPLDERVKVYK, from the coding sequence ATGACAAACACAAAAGATTTCTACAAAGCAGTGGAAGAAAGACGTTCGATTTATGCGATAAGCAAAGAACAGCCTGTTTCAGATGAACGGATTCAAGAAGTCGTAGAATTTGCCGTCAAACACGCGCCGACGGCCTTCAATTCTCAAAGCGGCCGCGCAATCGTCTTACTGGGAACAAATCATGACCAATTATGGGATTTAACGAAGGAAACATTAAAAGCTGTCGTGCCGGAAGATAAATTCAGCTCAACGGAAGAAAAATTGAATATGTTTAAAGCAGGCTGCGGCACTGTGCTTTTCTTTGAAGACGAGAAGGTTGTTCAAGGCTTGCAGGAGCAATTTCCGCTTTATGCTGATAACTTTCCGCGCTGGTCCCAGCAATCCTCAGGAATGTTGCAATACATCGTGTGGACCGCACTTGAACAAGAAGGGTTCGGCGCCACATTGCAGCATTACAATCCTTTAATCGACGATAAAGTCCGCGAGCAATGGCAGGTGCCAGAGAATTGGACGCTCATCGCTCAAATGCCGTTCGGCAAACCAGCCGCTCCCGCTGGCGACAAAGAGTTCCAGCCATTGGATGAACGCGTGAAAGTATATAAATAA
- the nagB gene encoding glucosamine-6-phosphate deaminase, giving the protein MRVISVKDPQEMSEQAARLIMDRLRQKPKLVLGLATGGTPEGTYQKLIENHRTEGMSYRQVTTFNLDEYVGIPKMHPNNYFYYMKHRLFDHIDLPPEKAYLPNGEAEDLQTECARYEHLLKKAGGIDVQLLGIGVNGHIGFNEPGTSFESLTHVVELDESTRKANARFFSSIEEVPHQAITMGIQTIMCAREIVLLAAGEAKAEAMTRLLSGSVTEQFPASVLNHHPHVTVIADEAALKRTGNR; this is encoded by the coding sequence GTGAGAGTCATAAGTGTAAAGGATCCTCAAGAAATGAGTGAACAGGCGGCACGATTGATTATGGACCGATTAAGGCAGAAGCCGAAGCTGGTGCTTGGCTTGGCGACAGGGGGGACCCCGGAAGGCACCTATCAAAAATTAATTGAGAATCACCGGACGGAAGGGATGTCTTATCGGCAGGTGACCACTTTCAATTTAGATGAATATGTTGGCATTCCCAAAATGCATCCCAACAATTATTTTTATTATATGAAGCACCGTCTGTTTGATCATATCGATCTTCCTCCGGAAAAAGCGTATTTGCCGAATGGCGAAGCGGAGGACTTGCAGACGGAGTGCGCGAGATATGAACATCTGTTGAAGAAGGCGGGCGGTATAGATGTACAATTGCTCGGGATCGGTGTGAATGGTCATATTGGCTTCAATGAGCCGGGTACTTCTTTTGAATCCCTTACCCATGTAGTGGAGCTGGATGAATCGACCAGGAAAGCGAATGCCCGTTTCTTCTCCAGTATAGAGGAGGTGCCGCACCAAGCTATTACAATGGGGATTCAAACGATTATGTGCGCCCGTGAAATCGTGCTGCTGGCGGCGGGGGAAGCGAAAGCTGAGGCGATGACCCGGCTCTTATCTGGCAGCGTAACCGAACAATTCCCGGCATCAGTGTTAAACCATCACCCGCATGTAACCGTGATTGCGGATGAGGCGGCTTTAAAGCGAACAGGCAATAGATAG
- the glcD gene encoding glycolate oxidase subunit GlcD → MFSQEVKEKLAAIVGPENVDDSKAGRLVYSYDATPNFQSLPDAVVSPRNTQEVAEIVKVCSKHKIPLVARGSGTNLCAGTCPTQGGIVLLFKHMNQILEIDEENLTVTVQPGVITLDMIQAVEKKGLFYPPDPSSMKISTIAGNINENSGGLRGLKYGVTRDYVLALEVVLPNGEIIWTGGKLAKDVAGYDLTRLFVGSEGTLGVITEATLKLIPMPETKKTMLALYQDLEAAARSVSKIIANKIIPTTLEFLDQPTLKVVEDFAKIGLPTDVQAVLLIEQDGPEEVVKRDMKKMADVCRAEGAVSVEVAETEEEANALRTARRSALSALARLKPTTILEDATVPRSEIAAMVKAINEIAKKHQVNICTFGHAGDGNLHPTCLTDARNKEEMERVEEAFSEIFAHAISLGGTITGEHGVGVMKAPYLEWKLGPAGIAAMKSIKQAFDPNNIMNPGKVFAKESRKRVVVTK, encoded by the coding sequence ATGTTTTCTCAAGAAGTAAAGGAAAAGTTAGCGGCCATTGTTGGTCCTGAAAATGTGGACGACTCGAAGGCAGGGCGGCTCGTATATTCCTATGACGCAACACCGAATTTTCAATCATTGCCGGATGCGGTTGTTTCGCCGCGCAATACACAAGAGGTAGCCGAGATTGTAAAGGTTTGCAGCAAGCATAAAATCCCGCTTGTTGCTCGAGGCTCCGGCACCAATCTGTGCGCGGGAACTTGTCCGACACAAGGCGGCATTGTTCTGCTTTTTAAACATATGAATCAAATTTTGGAGATTGATGAAGAAAACTTAACAGTGACAGTACAGCCGGGAGTTATTACATTGGATATGATTCAGGCGGTGGAGAAGAAGGGCTTATTCTATCCGCCGGATCCGAGCTCGATGAAAATTTCAACCATTGCGGGCAATATCAATGAAAACTCAGGCGGTCTGCGCGGGTTAAAATACGGCGTTACCCGTGATTATGTACTGGCGCTTGAGGTTGTGCTGCCGAATGGAGAAATTATCTGGACAGGCGGCAAGCTGGCAAAGGATGTGGCTGGTTATGATTTGACCCGGCTATTTGTCGGCTCAGAAGGAACGCTCGGCGTAATTACTGAAGCTACATTGAAATTAATTCCGATGCCGGAAACCAAAAAGACGATGCTTGCTTTGTATCAAGACTTAGAAGCAGCCGCTCGTTCAGTTTCTAAAATTATTGCCAATAAAATTATTCCGACCACGCTTGAATTTTTAGATCAGCCAACTTTAAAAGTAGTGGAAGATTTCGCGAAGATCGGTCTGCCGACTGATGTGCAAGCGGTCCTTTTAATTGAGCAGGATGGCCCGGAAGAAGTGGTCAAGCGCGATATGAAAAAGATGGCGGACGTTTGCCGGGCAGAAGGCGCTGTTTCGGTTGAAGTAGCTGAGACAGAAGAAGAAGCAAATGCTCTTCGAACAGCACGCCGTTCCGCGTTATCAGCATTGGCGCGCTTAAAACCGACGACCATTTTAGAGGATGCGACAGTCCCGCGCTCTGAAATCGCTGCAATGGTTAAAGCCATTAACGAAATCGCCAAGAAGCATCAAGTGAACATTTGTACATTTGGCCATGCCGGTGACGGTAATTTGCATCCGACTTGTTTAACGGATGCCCGTAATAAAGAAGAGATGGAACGAGTGGAAGAAGCCTTCTCTGAAATCTTTGCTCATGCGATTTCCTTGGGGGGAACAATCACCGGGGAGCATGGCGTCGGTGTCATGAAAGCACCTTATTTAGAATGGAAGCTTGGGCCAGCCGGCATTGCTGCTATGAAATCTATTAAGCAAGCATTTGATCCGAATAATATTATGAACCCTGGTAAAGTATTCGCGAAAGAAAGCCGTAAAAGAGTGGTGGTTACGAAATGA
- a CDS encoding (Fe-S)-binding protein, with translation MTTVQERQTIQTEFQSKMNEDELLNCMRCGFCLPSCPTYIESGYKESHSPRGRIALMKAVVDGLIEPDEDVERSLELCLGCRACEPVCPSGVKYGHLLEDARNIIQQNKKQSASVRALRNIVFKGLFPHQDRMITVTSLLGLYQRSGLQKTVRKVGFMKLFPENLRMMERVLPAVPKKREMKNRPRELKAEGKQAVATVAFFSGCLMDTMFMETNNATMKLLQKAGCNITVPKTQACCGALHGHSGEKEGAKELARRNIAAFEACEADYIITNAGGCGAFLIDYDHLLKDDPVWADRAKAFVAKIKDITQILYELDFHKKVTLKLKRPEVVTYQDSCHLRNVMHTHAAPRALLHAIDGAAFREMEGADRCCGSAGIYNIVESEMSMQILDHKMEKAKETQAHTIVTANPGCLLQMKLGIEREDLSDKVRAVHIVDLLVEAIDS, from the coding sequence ATGACAACGGTACAAGAACGTCAAACGATTCAAACAGAATTTCAATCCAAGATGAATGAAGATGAGTTGCTCAACTGTATGCGCTGCGGCTTCTGCCTGCCTTCCTGTCCGACTTATATCGAATCAGGCTATAAGGAAAGCCATTCTCCGCGGGGGAGAATTGCCTTGATGAAAGCCGTCGTTGACGGGCTTATTGAACCGGATGAGGACGTGGAGCGTTCACTGGAGCTTTGTCTTGGCTGCCGCGCCTGTGAGCCGGTCTGCCCTTCTGGCGTGAAATATGGCCATTTACTGGAGGATGCGCGCAATATCATTCAGCAGAATAAGAAGCAGTCCGCTTCAGTGCGGGCTCTGCGCAACATCGTATTTAAAGGGCTTTTCCCTCATCAGGATAGAATGATCACAGTGACGAGCTTACTAGGACTGTATCAGCGCAGCGGTCTGCAAAAGACTGTGAGAAAAGTAGGCTTTATGAAGCTGTTCCCTGAAAATCTGCGGATGATGGAGCGGGTGCTTCCAGCTGTGCCGAAGAAGCGGGAAATGAAGAATCGTCCAAGAGAGCTGAAGGCGGAAGGAAAGCAAGCGGTTGCCACTGTGGCCTTTTTCTCCGGCTGTTTAATGGATACGATGTTTATGGAAACGAATAATGCGACAATGAAGCTTTTGCAAAAAGCCGGCTGCAATATTACTGTTCCTAAAACGCAAGCCTGCTGCGGCGCGCTTCACGGCCACAGCGGTGAGAAAGAAGGCGCAAAAGAATTGGCAAGACGGAATATCGCCGCTTTTGAAGCGTGTGAAGCCGACTACATTATTACAAACGCTGGCGGCTGCGGGGCTTTCTTAATTGATTATGATCATTTATTGAAGGATGATCCGGTGTGGGCTGACCGAGCGAAAGCGTTTGTTGCCAAAATCAAAGACATTACGCAAATCTTGTATGAGCTGGATTTTCATAAAAAGGTGACTTTAAAGCTGAAGCGTCCGGAAGTGGTGACTTATCAGGATTCTTGCCACTTGCGAAATGTGATGCATACGCATGCAGCTCCGCGCGCCTTGTTGCACGCGATTGACGGAGCGGCTTTCAGAGAAATGGAAGGCGCTGACCGCTGCTGCGGCTCTGCGGGTATTTACAACATCGTGGAATCTGAAATGTCGATGCAAATCCTTGATCACAAAATGGAAAAAGCAAAAGAGACTCAAGCGCACACAATCGTCACTGCGAATCCTGGCTGTCTGCTGCAAATGAAGCTCGGCATCGAGCGCGAGGATCTAAGCGACAAAGTCCGCGCGGTGCATATTGTCGATTTATTGGTTGAAGCGATTGATTCATAA
- a CDS encoding methyl-accepting chemotaxis protein produces the protein MSLAEESSKHSTAGQEQLKEQGHKLSVIKGAVTDIQAFSTELNDIASSITDVITIVGNIAGQTNLLALNASIEAARAGEYGKGFAVVAEEIRKLSDQTKESTASVSDHILKTNALISQVSQAVETVNDLVDKGIGSMNKTDEDFDQLLELIAQTKRKNQEIENQLQKLSHIITEIEEASEEVANSAVLLNDSTEEYLQLER, from the coding sequence ATGTCCTTGGCCGAGGAATCATCCAAACATTCAACTGCCGGGCAAGAGCAGCTGAAGGAACAGGGCCACAAGCTCTCAGTGATTAAAGGAGCTGTCACGGATATCCAAGCATTCTCAACAGAACTAAATGACATAGCTTCAAGTATTACCGATGTCATTACGATTGTCGGCAACATTGCCGGCCAGACCAACCTGCTGGCGTTAAACGCTTCAATTGAAGCTGCCCGTGCAGGAGAATACGGCAAGGGCTTCGCTGTTGTCGCGGAAGAAATCCGCAAATTATCCGACCAAACAAAGGAATCGACAGCTAGCGTATCCGATCACATTCTGAAGACGAATGCATTGATCAGTCAAGTCAGCCAAGCGGTGGAAACCGTTAATGATCTTGTCGATAAAGGTATTGGCAGCATGAACAAAACCGATGAAGATTTTGATCAGCTGCTTGAGCTAATCGCTCAAACGAAGAGGAAAAATCAAGAAATTGAAAATCAGCTGCAAAAACTTTCTCATATTATTACCGAGATCGAGGAAGCATCCGAAGAAGTCGCTAATTCCGCCGTTTTGTTAAACGACTCGACAGAAGAATATTTACAATTGGAACGCTGA